TCGAGGGGCGGATGTCCGAGTCGTTCGCGAAGTAGGTGTCGATGTTGATCTTCGCCCCGTGGATGCCTCTGACGCGGTCCCGGTGATCGTAGGTGATGTCGGATGCCTCGCCGTCATTGCCGATCATACGTGAGGCTCGCCCGTCCGATCCGATCTCGATATGTGCGCGACGATCGCCCTTCTTCAGTTCGGGCGCGAAGAAGCCTTCGCCCCCGCTACCGCTTCGGTCTTGCAGCGCTGGCGAGGCAAGCGCCTGCAGTGGCGCGAGGGTCGTCACTTGGAGAACACATGCCACTGCTGCGATAGCTCTATTCAAGGAACAGTTTCCTGTATTGCGTTTAGCCGCGAATTGTTCACGAAGCAATCGAGCAAAATCGATTCAATTTTATACGTTAAAATAGTGTACATTTTAGTTAACGCTGTCAAATGCCGTGAATATACTGCGGAAGCGCGCCACCGGACCGCACTTGATGCGTCTCGTGCCGAGGAAGGTGGCCTTATCCGTCCACGAGATCGTTTCTACTGGACCGGGGGCATTCAGGTCACCCCTTGGCGCCGATGGACGGAGGAGACGTCACAAGGCGGGTCGTGCCCCAAACGAAGAGATGCTCAGTTCTGCCTTGCAGATCCCCTGAAATAAGGGCATAATAGTTCGTGTTAGAACTATTAATGGTCTAAAGTGTCGAAGGATATCGCGGTGCCGGTGATCCGGGAGTTGGCCCGGTGTTACCAGGCTTTCCAGCGGGTTTCCGACACCCACGTCCGGCGGACCGGGCTGACCCCGCCCCAGTTCGACATCGTGGTGACGCTCGGTAATACGCCCGGCCTCTCGTTCAAGGAACTTGGCAACCGCACGCTGATCACCAAGGGAACGCTGACCGGGGTCGTGGATCGCCTCGAAAGCCGCGGCCTGGTGGAGCGCGTGGCCTGCCCGAATGACGGTCGTTCCACCCTTGTGCGCCTGACGCCCGAGGGGCAGCTCCTTTTCGGGAAGGTGTTCGAACCGCACTTGGATTTCCTGGCTCCTGCCTTCGAATCGATGCCGGAATGCGGACGCAAGGAACTGGAGAAGCGCCTCAAGCAACTGCGCGAGGCCCTGGAGAAGAAAAGCGATGAGCTCTAGCAACACCACCGAATTCACCGCCACCGCCATCGGCCTGCACTGGATCGCCGCGCTCCTCATCATCGGGAACCTGGCTTTCGGCCTCTACATGGTGGACCTGCCCCTCTCGCCTTCAAAGCTCAAGTACTACTCGTGGCACAAATGGGCAGGGGTCACGATCTTCCTGCTTTCGGCGGTTCGCCTCCTGTGGCGCCTTTCGCATCCCTCGCCCGCCCTGCCCTCGTCCATGCCCGCCTGGCAGCGCACCATCGCGAAGGCGTCGCACCACATGTTCTACGTGCTCTTTTTCGCCGCCCCCCTCACGGGATGGCTCTTCAGTTCCGCCGCGGGATTCCAGACGGTCTATTTCGGCGTGCTGCCCCTGCCGGACCTCCTGTCGAAGAACAAGGACCTGGCGGACATCCTGAAACTCGTCCATCGGTTCACCAACTACACGCTCGCGTCCCTGGTCGTGTTGCACGCGGCCGCGGCCCTCAAGCACCACGTCGTCGATGGCGATGACGTGCTTGCCCGCATGCTCCCGTTTCTCAAGACAAGGTCCTGACCCATGAGACTCCGTCTGATTGCCAGTGCCGCCGTCGCGATCGCGATCGCCCTCCCCGCCCTCGCCCAGGCGCCGCAGAGAATCGCCGCCGACAAGAGCCAGATCCGCTTTGCCTTCAAGCAGATGAACGTCCCCGTCGAAGGGCGCTTCCGCAAGTTCGACGCGACGGTTTCGTTCGACCCGAAGAAGCCCGAGGCGACCAGGGCCGAGTTCGAGGTGGACCTCGGATCCATCGACCTGGGCAATCCCGAAGGCGAAACGGAAGCCAAGCGAAAGCCATGGCTCAACATCGAGGCATTCCCCAAGGCGAAGTTTGTCGCGACTGCCGTCAAGTCCACCAGCCCGGGAAAATTCGAGGCCACCGGCCCCCTCACCATCAAGGGCGCCACCCAGAACATCACCGCACCGTTCACCGTCGTGGACGCGAGCGGGGCTCGCACCGTCGAGGGGCAATTCCCGCTCAAGCGGCTGCAATTCAAAATCGGCGATGGCGCCTGGTCGGACACGGACACCGTGGCCGACGAGATCATCGTCCGCTTCAAGTTCGTCATTCCGTCCACCACCAGGTAAGGAGCTTGTCCCGATGAAACGCATTGCCCTCGCCGCGCTGGTCGCCAGCGCGCTGTCCACTGCTGCCTTCGCGGCTCCGGAAACCTTCACCATCGATTCCGGGCACACCTACCCGAGCTTCGAGATCGGCCACTTCGGCTACTCCATCCAGCGCGGCCGGTTCAACAAGACCAGCGGCAAGATCACCCTAAACGCCGCTGCGAAGAAGGGCATGGTCGACATCACGATCGATGCCGCATCGATCAGCACAGGCAACGAGAAGCTCGAGGCGCACCTGAAGGGCGAGGATTTCTTCAACGTGGCGAGGTTTCCCACGCTCACGTTCAAGTCGGCCGGATTCACCATGGATGGCGACACAGTCAAGATGGTGCCGGGCGAACTCACGATCCTTGGCGTCACGAAGCCTGTGACCCTTACCGCGAGCC
This Betaproteobacteria bacterium DNA region includes the following protein-coding sequences:
- a CDS encoding MarR family transcriptional regulator, producing the protein MSKDIAVPVIRELARCYQAFQRVSDTHVRRTGLTPPQFDIVVTLGNTPGLSFKELGNRTLITKGTLTGVVDRLESRGLVERVACPNDGRSTLVRLTPEGQLLFGKVFEPHLDFLAPAFESMPECGRKELEKRLKQLREALEKKSDEL
- a CDS encoding cytochrome b, yielding MSSSNTTEFTATAIGLHWIAALLIIGNLAFGLYMVDLPLSPSKLKYYSWHKWAGVTIFLLSAVRLLWRLSHPSPALPSSMPAWQRTIAKASHHMFYVLFFAAPLTGWLFSSAAGFQTVYFGVLPLPDLLSKNKDLADILKLVHRFTNYTLASLVVLHAAAALKHHVVDGDDVLARMLPFLKTRS
- a CDS encoding YceI family protein yields the protein MRLRLIASAAVAIAIALPALAQAPQRIAADKSQIRFAFKQMNVPVEGRFRKFDATVSFDPKKPEATRAEFEVDLGSIDLGNPEGETEAKRKPWLNIEAFPKAKFVATAVKSTSPGKFEATGPLTIKGATQNITAPFTVVDASGARTVEGQFPLKRLQFKIGDGAWSDTDTVADEIIVRFKFVIPSTTR
- a CDS encoding polyisoprenoid-binding protein, producing MKRIALAALVASALSTAAFAAPETFTIDSGHTYPSFEIGHFGYSIQRGRFNKTSGKITLNAAAKKGMVDITIDAASISTGNEKLEAHLKGEDFFNVARFPTLTFKSAGFTMDGDTVKMVPGELTILGVTKPVTLTASQFKCADHPMARKKACGGEFTAKINRTDFGMKYAVPNVADEVTLRINVEALKD